Proteins encoded in a region of the Phaenicophaeus curvirostris isolate KB17595 chromosome 20, BPBGC_Pcur_1.0, whole genome shotgun sequence genome:
- the TMEM203 gene encoding transmembrane protein 203 has product MLFSLRELVQWLGFATFELFLQGLALLAFSVLLVLKADGQAPSLSWWGVFVPFFAADGLSTYFTTIVAVRLFQDGEKRLAVLRLFWILTILSLKFVFEMLLCQKLVEHTRELWYGLIMSPVFILLQLLMIRACRVN; this is encoded by the coding sequence ATGCTGTTCTCGCTACGGGAGCTGGTGCAGTGGTTGGGCTTCGCCACCTTCGAGCTGTTCCTGCAAggcctggccctgctggccttCTCGGTGCTGCTCGTGCTTAAAGCGGACGGGCAGGCGCCGTCCCTGTCGTGGTGGGGAGTGTTCGTGCCTTTCTTCGCGGCGGACGGGCTCAGCACCTACTTCACCACCATCGTGGCTGTGAGGCTCTTCCAGGACGGGGAGAAGCGCCTGGCTGTGCTGCGGCTCTTCTGGATCCTCACCATCCTCAGCCTCAAGTTCGTCTTTGAGATGCTGCTGTGCCAGAAGCTGGTGGAGCACACGAGGGAGCTCTGGTACGGGCTCATCATGTCGCCTGtcttcatcctcctccagctgctcatGATCAGGGCCTGCCGGGTGAACTGA